TTCATTCAGATAAAAGCCGATTCTCCGATCATCGGTGGACCATCTGCCGGTGGAACCATGACCGTCGGAATAATAGCTGCCCTTGAGGGATGGAAGGTCAATCCAAAGGTCATGATGACGGGAATGATAAACCCGGACGGCACCATCGGCCCGGTCGGAGGAATACTGGAGAAGGCATCCGCCGCCCACGACGTCGGGGCCACCGTGTTCCTCATCCCAGAGGGACAGCGGGTTCAGTACGTCCAGGAGACCCAGAAGAAGGAGATAGGGGGCATAGTGGAGATAAACACCCAGACGAAGAAGGTGGACGTGGTAGATTACGCGAAAGAGCGCTGGGGCCTGACTGTTGTTGAGATAAAGGACGTATACGACGCCGTCTATTACTTCACCGGGCACAGGATACCGAGGCCCGAGGCTCCGTCATACGTCAGCGTCGATACGTCGTTCCTCAGAGACGACGCCCTGAGCGATTACGACAACACCACAGCATACTACAGGGAGACCCTCCGGAAGCTCAAGGACAGCAACGTGGGCTACGCGACGTACACCACGCTTATGGAGGCCCTGAACCAGGCCAGCGCGGTTCTCAACCAGTCAAAGGAAGCGATCGACGATGGCATGTACTACACCGCACTCAGCAAGGACTTCCAGGCAAGGATAATGATACGGCACGTTGACTGGTACCTGGACGTGAAGTCGCAGGACGATGTTCAGAGGCTCCTTAAGACCACAGGTAACCAGATAAACGCGTCGGAGAGCATAGTTTCCGGAATAACCATAAAAGGCATCACGATGCTCCAGGCAGTGGCGGCCGCAGAGGAGAGGGTTGAAGAGGCCAAAGGGTTGCTTGATGAGGCGTGGAAGTACTACTACAGCGGCGACTACTGGGACGCCGTGGGGGATGCGGCATACGCCTACGAGAGGGCCAGAACCGCGGAGCTATGGGCACACCTCGGAGAGAGGTTCGCAGGGAGGGACGAAATAAGCAGAGAGGTCGTCAAGGCCACGGCGAGGGACTACATCGACGAGTCCAACCTCATCGTGACATACATAGAGTCGATGTACGGCACCGTCGGGGGTGACCTGAGTCAGAGCATCCAGCAGGCGGAGCAGTACTACGAGGACGGCAAGTACTCTGCGGCGCTGTTCACGGCGATGGAGGCGCGCGTGAGGGCCCAGGTCTTCCTCGACACGCTGGGTATAGACAACCAGAGCGTGCTTATGGATAAGATGAAGGCGATGAAGACCGATGCCAAAACCGCCATCGGGGTGGCCCAGAGCCAGGGCGTCACGCCCATCCTTGCGATGGCCTACTACGAGTTCGCAGAGAGCTACGAGAAGAGCGCCGAGGAAAACGGAAGTATCGACGATATGCAGACCGCGATGATATTCTACCAGTACGCCAGGGAAACCGCCGGCCTCTTCCTAAGTGCACCGTCCCAGCAGACACCGCTGCCCCAGGACAACTCAACCGGCGTGCCCCAGATAATCATACCCACAGACACGTCCACTCCGGCGGAGGGCTCCTCCAGTGCCCAATCGGGGGGGACGTCCGAGGGACTCCCCACCGCGGCCCTGGCGGTAGCGGCGTTGGGAGCGTTCATGGTAGGTGCCCTTGTTGGAAGAAAGCTCTGAGTTCGCCCAGGACGCCTCTGCCCCACTTTTTTATGTCTTTAAACCAGCGCCTTCAGGAATTCAACGTAGACCCGTTTCACCCTCTTCAGGGATTCAACGCTCACCCATTCGTCGCTTCCGTGCCAGTTGCCGCCGACCGGCCCGTAAACCAGCGTCGGCTTGTTGAGATAGGTCCCAAAGTAATTGAAGTCCCCCACGCTCCTGCCGTAGATTATCTCCGGCTCCCCGCCGAGTACCGTTCGATGAACGGACTTGAAGATGTTCACAAAGCGGTCGTTCTCCCTGACGGCGTAGGGGAGCATATCCGGCGTCGGCCTCTCAAACTTCGAGACCCTGATGTCCCCCTTCAGCTTCACCCTCTCCGCAAGGTTGAGAAGCTCGGAGCTAACCCTATCCCAGTCCTCACCGATAACCACGTGTCTGTCTATTATCGCCCTGGCGTAGTCCGGGACGCTCAGGCCATCGGCGGAGCCCTCAATGCGGAGGGTGCAGTATGAGCCAGCGCCGAGCTTCCGGTGGTTCCTGAAGCGTATCTTCCAGAGGGAGCCGACGAACCTTCCCAGCTCCTCTATGGCGTTGAGTCCCTCGTACGGCCTCGCCGCGTGGGCCTTCTTCCCGAAGACCTCCACCTGAACAACGAAGCGTCCCCTCGCACCGAGCATGAGCCTCTCGTTCGTCGGCTCGGCGACGAGAACAACATCCGCCCTGTCCAGCTTTCCGCTTCGTATAAGCTCCCATGCACCCCTGGAGTAGCCCTCCTCATCAACGACCGCGGTGAAGATTACGGTGGGCCGCTCCTTTCGGGGAAGCTCCGCCATCTCGACGAACGCGGACAGGAGCGCCGCGAGACCCGCCTTCATGTCCGCACTGCCCAGGCCGTAGAAGCGGTCGCCCTCCAGCTCTCCGTAGGGGTTCTTTGTCCAGCCGGGGGACAGGTTGACGGTATCCATGTGACCGTTAAGAACGACCGTATGGCCCCTGCCGGGGAGATGGGCTATAACATTGCTCCCAAAGCCCTCCACCGGAAGGAGTTCAACCTCAAGGCCATGCTCCTCGAGAAACGAAGCTATGAATTTGGATATCTCCTCCTCTTTCCCAAACGGGGAGCTTATGGACACCAGTTCCTTCAGGAGATCAAATTCCATATAACCCTCACCGAATGATAAAAACGACAAAGCACTTAAGTAATTTTCCCCAATAGCTCTGAACAAAATTTGACTAAGGTCCCAGTTTTTTTCAATAAATGCCAAAGGAATCCCTGAATTCCACGGGAAAGGATTATACATCTATCAAGACGAGTACTAAGCCCACAGCACTCACGAACGGATGTGTCTCCGTTCAATATGCTCTCTCATGAAACGTAGATGCAGCAGGTGAAACCAGAAACGGTGAATGTACAAAGAACAGGAAGTTTGTTTTCTGGTGGACCGGGCGGGATTTGAACCCGCGGCCTCCGCCTTGCGAGGGCGGCGCTCATACCAGGCTGAGCTACCGGCCCACACCCGGTATTAGGAACCGGCCCGGGGTTTAAAAGCTTTTGGTTCCCCCGGCTTCTTTCGTTTCCATATTTATGTCAAAGACCCAAAACCACCAAAGCCCTTTTAACTTACACATGCCAACAAACACCGGTGGTGGGATGGACCCCCTAACGTTTCACAGGGACAACTTCATAGGGAACGGAAAGGTAGAGGTAATACCCAAGGTTCCCCTCACGGGGGAGAGCCTCAGCCTCGCTTACACACCGGGCGTAGCGGAGGTTTCGCGAAGGATACGAGAAAACCCCAAGGACGTCTTTGAATACACCAACCGCGGAAACACGATAGCCGTCGTGAGCGATGGAACGCGTGTCCTGGGCCTCGGAGATACAGGGCCCCTCGGGGCACTCCCGGTCATGGAGGGGAAAGCTTTGCTCTTCAAGGCCTTCGGGGGAGTTGATGCCTTTCCGCTTGTTTTAGCAGAAAAAGACCCCGAGCGCTTCATAGAAGTCGTTAAGGCCGTCTCGCCCTCTTTCGGCGGGATCAACCTTGAGGACATCTCCTCCCCGAAATGCTTCTACGTCCTTGAGAGGCTGAGAAAAGAGCTCGAAATTCCCGTCTTCCACGACGACCAGCAGGGGACCGCGAGCGTCGTTTTAGCGGCACTGATAAATTCGCTGAAGGTGGTCGGAAAGAAGCCCGACGAGATCACGGTCGCGCTCTTCGGGGCGGGGGCAGCGGGGTTCGCCACCCTCAGACTGATCACGAAGGCCGGAGTGCCCCCCGGAAACGTCCGCGTTGTCGAGCTTGTGAAAAGGGAGCCAAGGATTCTGACACCGGACCTTCCGATTGAGGAGCTTTTCCCCTACCGCGGTGGGCTTCTTGAAAAGACCAACGCCGAGGGTGTTGAGGGAGGTCCGGAGGAGGCGCTGAAGGGTGCGGACGTTCTAATCTCCTTCACGAGGCCCGGGCCGGGCGTCATAAAGCCAGAGTGGATTGAGAGGATGGCCGACGACGCGATAGTATTCCCGCTCGCCAATCCAACGCCGGAGATACTCCCAGAGGATGCCAAAAAGGCTGGCGCAAGGATAGTGGCCACCGGCAGAAGCGACTACCCGAACCAGGTGAACAACCTGCTCGGATTTCCGGCGATTTTCAGGGGAGCCCTCGACGTGAGGGCCAGAACCATAACGGACGGGATGGTCATCGCCGCCGCAACGGCCATGGCGGAAACAATCGAACCCAACGAGAACGAGATAATCCCCTCCCCGTTCCACCCCGATGTCCACCCGAGGGTCGCGAGGGCGGTTGCCGAGGAAGCGATGCGCGAAAACGTTGCAGGGATACGCGTGCGCGGGGAAGAGGTGGAGGAGAGACTGAGGCGCTGGAGGGAGTTCTACGAGCGGGAGATAGCGCCCCTCAACGACCGTAGAGGGAGCTACCGTTAGCGTCTATCGCCACCAGCAGCGGGAAATCCTCGACTTCGAGAACCCACACCGCCTCCGGCGTGCCAAGCTCGTCGAGCCAGAGCACCCCCCTGACTTTCTTTATGCTCTTCGCCGCGAGGGAGCCAGCTCCACCTGTGAAGGCGAAGTAGACGGCCCGGCCTTTAAAGGGCGCCGGGTTCATCCCTCCCTTTCCGATTATCCCGCGGACGCCGAGGGAGAGAATCCCCTCCAGGTAGCGGTTCATCCTCGCGCTGGTAGTGGGGCCGGCAGAGACGACCTCATAACCCCCATCACCGTTTCTCACCACGGGCCCGCAGTGATATATCACCGCGCCCTCAAAGTCGAGGGGAAGCTCTCCTTTCTCAGCCAGCTCAAGGATTTTCCTGTGTGCCGAATCCCTGGCGGTGTAAACCGTCCCGGAGAGGTGAACCACGTCGCCGGCCCTGAGAGTCAGGACGTCCTCTTCACCCAGAGGAGTTCTCAGCCTCACTGCCACACGTCAACCCTCCCATCCGGCTCTATCCTGAGGAAAGCCCTCCTGTTGGCCCAGCACTGGACTATCAAACCGACCGGAAAGCTCGCGGGGTGCCTGTGGGCGACCTCGATTTTGACGTCCAGCGCGGTGGTTCTGCCCCCCATGCCCATAGGGCCCATTCCGAGGGAGTTGACATCCTCCAGGAGCTCAGCCTCGATTTCTGCTATTCTACCGTCGGGATTCCTCTCCCCAACCCTCCTGAGCAGAGCCCTCTTGGCCAGACTCAGCGAGAGGTCCGCGCCCCCGCCCACACCTATCCCCAGTATCACCGGCGGACACGGCTTGCCACCGCATTCCCTGACCCGTTCAAGGACGAAGCGCTTCACCCCCTCCCATCCCTCGCCGGGGGTTAGCATCGCGAGGGCGGAGCAGTTCTCGCTGCCGCCCCCCTTGGGGAGGACGGCTATCTCGATTTCGCTCCCTTCAACAAGCTCCCAGTGAACCACCGGAACAAACCGGCCGGTGTTGTCCCCGGAGTTCTTCCCGTTCAGAACATCGACGGCGTTGGGCCTGAGCGGAACCTCCCGCGTCGCCCTCCTCGTCGCTTCGACTATCGCCCCCTCCAGCCCGCGAAGGTAAGGACTCTCAACCCCTGCCCTCACGAAGAATGTGAGCGTCCCCGTGTCCTGGCAGACGGGGATCGAGCCATCCCTCCCAATTTCTACGGCCTTCAGGATGTTTTCGAGGTTGAAACGCGCCACCTCGCTCTCCTCAAACTCGTAGGCCTTTCTGAGAGCAGAAATAACGTCGTCCGGGATCCTCGTGACGGCCAACCTTATCGCCTCAACGATGGCATCGACAAGCAATTGGCATTCACCTGTCTAAATATTCGGGTCTTGATTAAAAAGTTTGACGTGGGAATTTAAAAGCCATCTCCACAAGGGAACCGCCTCGACCTTCAGCCCGTTCTCTACTATTTCATCGGAGTAGTCCCACGTCACCAGCGTCCCCCTGTTCACACCAAACAGTTTCATAACCCTGAAAAGGTTCTCCACCTCCCTTGAAGCTACTTCATCCTCACTTGAGGCATACGTAACCTGTATGAGTTCGGTCTCCCCTTTATCCCTCACAACAAAGTCCACCTCGCCCTTAGTGTCCCGATAATGGTAGAGTTCAACACTGTGTCTCTTGTAATATTTGAACCGTAGGAGTTCAATGAAAACTGCGTTCTCCATGAGCCTACCGATGTTTTCCGAAACCTTTGGCAGGACCGCGTTGAGCATTCCCGTGTCAACTGCGTAGACCTTCTTATCGCTCCTCACAACTTCTTTGGGCTTGAAGGAGAACTTGGGAAGCTCAAAAATCAGGTAGGCAGATTCAAGGTACTCGACGTAGTTCTTCACCGTCTCGATGTTACCGATTCCGAGGGCGTTCTTTGTCTTGCTGTATGTAAATCGTCCGGCGAAGTTCGAGAAGAGGTAGAAGGCGACCTCCTTCAGCTCACGGACGTTTCTGAGGCCGTAGCGGACTATGACGTCCCTCGTGATGATATCGTTGTAGAGATTTATGAGGTACTCCCTGCCGAAGTGCAGAGCCTCCGGGAAGCCACCGCGCTCGATGTACTCCGTTAGGGCCCTCTTTATCAGAGCCTCGTCCTTCGTTATCTTAACATCCGGCTCAATTTCCCGGTACGTTAAAAACTCCCTGAACGAAAACGGCAGGAGTGTATAGCCCAGGTATCTTCCAGTCAGATACGTTGCGAACTCCCGTGAAAGAAGCCGGGCATTGCTTCCCGTTACATTTTTCTCTTCTCAAGCCTCGCCGTTCACGGCGGGGATGCAATAATCAACCCAACCGGTCCTTCAGCAGGAAAGCAACACTTTTTTAAAGCTTAAAATTCATACCATACTTTGAAATGAAGCGTTCGGTGACGGTCAAACTCCAACCCTCCAAAGAGCAAGAGGAGAAACTCCATCAGTTAACAGACCTTGGGGCCAAAGTCTGGAACAGGGTAAACTACCTCAGGCGGCAACAGTTCTTCCAAGGGCAAATCGTGGACTTTAACACGACGGAAAAAACCGTTTATGAGGAGTTTAAGAAGGAAATCGGCTCTGCAACAGTCCAGCAAATTTGCAGAAAGAATGCGGAAGCTTGGAGAAGCTTCTTCACCCTTGCAAGAAAGAAGCGGAATGGTGAACTCCCCGAATGGCTTAAGCCAAAGCCACCGAACTACCTGAAGGAATGCGAGAAGAGGAAACCCTTCATAATCCTCAGGAACGACCAGTACAGGATTGAAGGGAACAGGTTAATCCTCAAAGGCCTTGGCAAGTTCAAACGCTTGGAAATCCAGTTCAAGGGTAGAATACACTTGAAGGGCAGGCAGGGACGCTTAGAGATAACTTACGACGAGGTAAGGCGGAAGTGGTATGCCCACATCAGCTTCACTGTGAAGGAAAAGCTTGAGAGTGAGGAGTGGGTTAATCTTCCAAGAAAACCAAAGGGGAACCTCTCAGCGGGGATTGACTTGGGAGTGAACAATTTAATGGCCGTTTACGTGGAAAGCGGAGAAAGTTTCCTCGTGAACGGAAGACCCTTGAAGTCAATAGCTTTTTACTGGCAAAAGAAAATAGCTGATTACCAGTCAAAACTCAATAAAAGTGGCCAGAAGACGAGTAGAAAATTCAGGAGAATGCACGGGAAGGCGAAACTCCAGGCGAAGCATTACATCAACACTGTCATGAGACAGACGGTTAAGAGGCTTTATGATTTGGGTGTTTCCACAATTATCGTTGGTTATCCCAAGGGCATAGCCCAAAACTCTGATAAGGGTAAGAAGCAGAATTTTATCCTCTCTCACGTGTGGCGGTTTAACACGGTCATTAAACGCTTGAAGGAAGTGGCTGAGGAGTATGGTATTCAGGTTGTTGTGGTCAATGAGGCCTTCACCTCAAAGACCTGTCCCGTTTGCGGGAAGCCCCACGAGGGGGCGAGGTTCGTCAGGGGATTATTTAAGTGTCCCGCAACGGGGCTTACCTTCAACGCCGACCTCGTTGGAGCCTTCAACATTTTGAAAAAGGTTGCCAAAACGATAACCCCGAATCTGGGCGGTTTGTTCGCCCAAAGGAGGGGTAACTGGCCGGAGGCCCGGCCAGAGGGGCTGAAAGCCCGCTTTGAGTTGGGCTTTAGTGAAGCCCCTCAAACCTCCCCTCCAATGGCGAGGGGTTAATTCACTGGAACCCTCGCCCCTCACGGCAGGGAGGAGGTCAGCACCGTTGGATAGTCGTCCCTAAGAACCGAAACCATCCTCTCCCAGCCCTCGACTTCCTGAACCTCGTCAAGAACCACGTAATCAAACTCACCAAAAAGCTCGTAACCTGCCTGCATAAGCCTCCTATAGTCCCCAATCGCGAAACCCGCCATCGCAGGATCCTCAAAGTTCACGTACAGTGGTCTGCCGGGAAGGGTCGCCGAGAGAACAGATTTTCCGGAGCGCCTCGGCCCGGTTATTATGTGAGCCGTTGGGCTGAAGTTAGCAAGAATCCTCCCCTTCAGCTCTCTCCCGACGATGTTCTCCCGCTCAAGCTTCCTGCTCAGGGTATCCCACTGATCAGCCAGCACCCTCTTAAGTTCCTCAACGTTCATAGGACAAACTAGTTCAAACTCCCTATAAAGTTTACCACTATACTGGCAAACTTCTCATCAAAATCGTACCACCATACTGGTAAACTTTTCCAGCGAACTTTACCAGTATGCTGGTAAAGGTTTGCGAGAAGTTGAAGATGAACTAAAGGGAAGAAGGGCATCAGCCCTTCAGAACCTCGACTATCTGCTCCGCGACCTGAACACCTGCCCTCATCTGGGCCTCGACGGTCGAGGCGCCGATGTGGGGGGTCAGGACAACGTTGTCAAGCTTGGTGAGCGGGTGGTCGGCCGGGAGCGGCTCCTCCTCGAAGACGTCGAGGCCGGCACCGGCGATCCAGCCCTCCTGGAGGGCTTTGACAAGTGCATCGGTGTCAACGACGGCGCCCCTAGCCGCGTTGATAAGTATTGCGGTGGACTTCATCAGCCTAAGCCTCTCCTCGTTTATTAGGTGGTGGGTAGCTTCGATGAGGGGAACGTGGAGGGTGACAACGTCGCTCTCCCTGAGGAGGTCCTCAAGGGAGGCGAAGGTTCCACCGACTTCCCTGGCCCTCTCTTCGTTCGGATAGGGGTCGTAGAGCAGGACGTTCATGCCGAGGGCGCGGGCTATCTTGGCGACCTCGTAGCCTATCCTTCCAAAGCCAACAACCCCAAGGGTCTTGCCCTCAAGCTCGATTCCCATGGCCTGCTTCTTGGCCCAGGTTCCCTCGCGCATCTTCCTGTCGGCAAAGGCAACCTTCCTGGCCACGTTGAACATAAGCGCAACGGCGAGTTCGGCGACGCTCCTGCTCGAGGCGCCGGGACTGTTCACGACCTTTATTCCGCGCTCCTTGGCGGCCTCAAGATCGATGTTGTCCAGACCGACGCCCGCCCTTCCTATGACCCTGAGCTTCGGGGCGGCCTCGATGACCTTTCTCGTCACCTTCGGCTTGCTCCTGACTATTATAGCCTCAACGTCCCCGACGAGCTCCAGAAGGCGGGCCTCATCGGGATACTCCTCAAAAACAACGTCAAAACCGGCATTCTTTAAAACCTCAATCGCCTTCTCGTGCAGCGGTGCCGCAACCAAAACCTTCACCATTTCCATCACCTCATCCTCTTCTCTTTATCGCCATGAGCATGACCTGATCCGACGCGTCCTCGGCGCGGTCGGCTATGTCTCCTATCTTCGTCAGTATCTGGTTCCAGACGAGCTTTGCGTAGGTCGTAACGGTCTCGCTCTCAAAAACCTTGCCCTTGACGTCGTACTCAACCTCGTCGGCTATCTCCTCGGCATCCTCCACGGCCTTGGCCAGCTCTATCGCCCTGTCAACGTCCGAGTTCATAGCGTTCACCGCCTGAACGAGAACCCCGTAGGTCTCAACGGCGGACTCCACGAGCCTCATGATCTCGGCCCTCAGCTCCTTCGGAACCTTCGGCTTGGCCAGTATGAGGGTGTGGGCCGCGCTCTCGGCGGCATCGGCGACCTGGTCGATGAGCTCGCTCAGCCTTACGTAGTCCCCCCTGTTGGCGGGCAGAAAGGCGCCCTCGTAGAGCATGGTCTCTATGCCCCTCCTGAGAGTGTCGGCCTTGCTCTCCAGCTGGTCAACCTCCCTCTCAAAGGCCCTGGCCCTGTCAAAGTCACCGTTGAGGTAAGCATCAACCAGCTCCCTGAAGGCAACGAGGGACTCGCTGACGACCTCAAGGTGCTCGTCTATGGCTTCAAAAACGCTGCTCTCCTTACCCCCGAATATGGGCATCTTCGACCCCTCCAGTCTAAACTTCACCGCCCGGTTTATTTAGATTTTCCCTGGCTTTGATCAGGGCCCACAAAAGCTCGTTTCTGGGGGCCTCCAGACCTACGGAGTGTGCGTACTCCACTATCTTTCCATGGATGTAGTCCACCTCTGTCCTCTTACCGCGCCGTATATCCTGGAGCGTTGAGTTGTAGTTCTCCCGCGTCCGCTCTATCGTATCCCAGAGGAGCTCCAGGGGGTGTATTTCGAACTCCACACCCAGCTTCTGGGCCACGAGGCACCCCTCGCGCGCCAGGTCCACGGACACCGCTTCGAGATAGGGGTCATCCTTCAGCGCACCGTTCTTCACTCCCAGAACAGTTCCAAGACCGTTGATGACGGAGTTGACTATGGCCTTCGCCCACTTCCAGCCGATAACGTGCTCCGTAACGGACGTTTCAAGGCCCGCAGCTCTGAAAACTTCGGCCACTCTTTCCACGAAGGGATCAGCCCCCGTCGGGTACCTCCCAATAACCGTGAGTCCGCGCCCGGTCCAGCGCACGTGGCCCCACTCAACGAGCATGGCACCGTTCGTGGTC
Above is a genomic segment from Thermococcus sp. JdF3 containing:
- a CDS encoding S16 family serine protease; translated protein: MKRAISMLVIALLILPFAGFAAAQCPGEGHTVVLKAPAVSKTSNGELIGVATDFVITVAPGTGHVYVETWPLAEVDMQASARLAAQIAGKVLGVDMNKYDVFIQIKADSPIIGGPSAGGTMTVGIIAALEGWKVNPKVMMTGMINPDGTIGPVGGILEKASAAHDVGATVFLIPEGQRVQYVQETQKKEIGGIVEINTQTKKVDVVDYAKERWGLTVVEIKDVYDAVYYFTGHRIPRPEAPSYVSVDTSFLRDDALSDYDNTTAYYRETLRKLKDSNVGYATYTTLMEALNQASAVLNQSKEAIDDGMYYTALSKDFQARIMIRHVDWYLDVKSQDDVQRLLKTTGNQINASESIVSGITIKGITMLQAVAAAEERVEEAKGLLDEAWKYYYSGDYWDAVGDAAYAYERARTAELWAHLGERFAGRDEISREVVKATARDYIDESNLIVTYIESMYGTVGGDLSQSIQQAEQYYEDGKYSAALFTAMEARVRAQVFLDTLGIDNQSVLMDKMKAMKTDAKTAIGVAQSQGVTPILAMAYYEFAESYEKSAEENGSIDDMQTAMIFYQYARETAGLFLSAPSQQTPLPQDNSTGVPQIIIPTDTSTPAEGSSSAQSGGTSEGLPTAALAVAALGAFMVGALVGRKL
- a CDS encoding M20 family metallopeptidase yields the protein MEFDLLKELVSISSPFGKEEEISKFIASFLEEHGLEVELLPVEGFGSNVIAHLPGRGHTVVLNGHMDTVNLSPGWTKNPYGELEGDRFYGLGSADMKAGLAALLSAFVEMAELPRKERPTVIFTAVVDEEGYSRGAWELIRSGKLDRADVVLVAEPTNERLMLGARGRFVVQVEVFGKKAHAARPYEGLNAIEELGRFVGSLWKIRFRNHRKLGAGSYCTLRIEGSADGLSVPDYARAIIDRHVVIGEDWDRVSSELLNLAERVKLKGDIRVSKFERPTPDMLPYAVRENDRFVNIFKSVHRTVLGGEPEIIYGRSVGDFNYFGTYLNKPTLVYGPVGGNWHGSDEWVSVESLKRVKRVYVEFLKALV
- a CDS encoding NADP-dependent malic enzyme; its protein translation is MDPLTFHRDNFIGNGKVEVIPKVPLTGESLSLAYTPGVAEVSRRIRENPKDVFEYTNRGNTIAVVSDGTRVLGLGDTGPLGALPVMEGKALLFKAFGGVDAFPLVLAEKDPERFIEVVKAVSPSFGGINLEDISSPKCFYVLERLRKELEIPVFHDDQQGTASVVLAALINSLKVVGKKPDEITVALFGAGAAGFATLRLITKAGVPPGNVRVVELVKREPRILTPDLPIEELFPYRGGLLEKTNAEGVEGGPEEALKGADVLISFTRPGPGVIKPEWIERMADDAIVFPLANPTPEILPEDAKKAGARIVATGRSDYPNQVNNLLGFPAIFRGALDVRARTITDGMVIAAATAMAETIEPNENEIIPSPFHPDVHPRVARAVAEEAMRENVAGIRVRGEEVEERLRRWREFYEREIAPLNDRRGSYR
- a CDS encoding FumA C-terminus/TtdB family hydratase beta subunit — its product is MAVRLRTPLGEEDVLTLRAGDVVHLSGTVYTARDSAHRKILELAEKGELPLDFEGAVIYHCGPVVRNGDGGYEVVSAGPTTSARMNRYLEGILSLGVRGIIGKGGMNPAPFKGRAVYFAFTGGAGSLAAKSIKKVRGVLWLDELGTPEAVWVLEVEDFPLLVAIDANGSSLYGR
- a CDS encoding fumarate hydratase; the protein is MLVDAIVEAIRLAVTRIPDDVISALRKAYEFEESEVARFNLENILKAVEIGRDGSIPVCQDTGTLTFFVRAGVESPYLRGLEGAIVEATRRATREVPLRPNAVDVLNGKNSGDNTGRFVPVVHWELVEGSEIEIAVLPKGGGSENCSALAMLTPGEGWEGVKRFVLERVRECGGKPCPPVILGIGVGGGADLSLSLAKRALLRRVGERNPDGRIAEIEAELLEDVNSLGMGPMGMGGRTTALDVKIEVAHRHPASFPVGLIVQCWANRRAFLRIEPDGRVDVWQ
- a CDS encoding ATP-binding protein, producing MPFSFREFLTYREIEPDVKITKDEALIKRALTEYIERGGFPEALHFGREYLINLYNDIITRDVIVRYGLRNVRELKEVAFYLFSNFAGRFTYSKTKNALGIGNIETVKNYVEYLESAYLIFELPKFSFKPKEVVRSDKKVYAVDTGMLNAVLPKVSENIGRLMENAVFIELLRFKYYKRHSVELYHYRDTKGEVDFVVRDKGETELIQVTYASSEDEVASREVENLFRVMKLFGVNRGTLVTWDYSDEIVENGLKVEAVPLWRWLLNSHVKLFNQDPNI
- a CDS encoding RNA-guided endonuclease TnpB family protein gives rise to the protein MKRSVTVKLQPSKEQEEKLHQLTDLGAKVWNRVNYLRRQQFFQGQIVDFNTTEKTVYEEFKKEIGSATVQQICRKNAEAWRSFFTLARKKRNGELPEWLKPKPPNYLKECEKRKPFIILRNDQYRIEGNRLILKGLGKFKRLEIQFKGRIHLKGRQGRLEITYDEVRRKWYAHISFTVKEKLESEEWVNLPRKPKGNLSAGIDLGVNNLMAVYVESGESFLVNGRPLKSIAFYWQKKIADYQSKLNKSGQKTSRKFRRMHGKAKLQAKHYINTVMRQTVKRLYDLGVSTIIVGYPKGIAQNSDKGKKQNFILSHVWRFNTVIKRLKEVAEEYGIQVVVVNEAFTSKTCPVCGKPHEGARFVRGLFKCPATGLTFNADLVGAFNILKKVAKTITPNLGGLFAQRRGNWPEARPEGLKARFELGFSEAPQTSPPMARG
- a CDS encoding AAA family ATPase, with translation MNVEELKRVLADQWDTLSRKLERENIVGRELKGRILANFSPTAHIITGPRRSGKSVLSATLPGRPLYVNFEDPAMAGFAIGDYRRLMQAGYELFGEFDYVVLDEVQEVEGWERMVSVLRDDYPTVLTSSLP
- a CDS encoding hydroxyacid dehydrogenase translates to MKVLVAAPLHEKAIEVLKNAGFDVVFEEYPDEARLLELVGDVEAIIVRSKPKVTRKVIEAAPKLRVIGRAGVGLDNIDLEAAKERGIKVVNSPGASSRSVAELAVALMFNVARKVAFADRKMREGTWAKKQAMGIELEGKTLGVVGFGRIGYEVAKIARALGMNVLLYDPYPNEERAREVGGTFASLEDLLRESDVVTLHVPLIEATHHLINEERLRLMKSTAILINAARGAVVDTDALVKALQEGWIAGAGLDVFEEEPLPADHPLTKLDNVVLTPHIGASTVEAQMRAGVQVAEQIVEVLKG
- a CDS encoding TIGR00153 family protein, which encodes MPIFGGKESSVFEAIDEHLEVVSESLVAFRELVDAYLNGDFDRARAFEREVDQLESKADTLRRGIETMLYEGAFLPANRGDYVRLSELIDQVADAAESAAHTLILAKPKVPKELRAEIMRLVESAVETYGVLVQAVNAMNSDVDRAIELAKAVEDAEEIADEVEYDVKGKVFESETVTTYAKLVWNQILTKIGDIADRAEDASDQVMLMAIKRRG
- a CDS encoding 2-dehydropantoate 2-reductase, whose protein sequence is MKIYVLGAGSIGSLFGALLSRAGNEVTLIGRENQVRAINENGLHVSGVEEFTVHPLASLTAPDEPPDLLILATKSYSTKVALECARGCIGPDTWILSVQNGLGNEELALKVTGKVIGGVTTNGAMLVEWGHVRWTGRGLTVIGRYPTGADPFVERVAEVFRAAGLETSVTEHVIGWKWAKAIVNSVINGLGTVLGVKNGALKDDPYLEAVSVDLAREGCLVAQKLGVEFEIHPLELLWDTIERTRENYNSTLQDIRRGKRTEVDYIHGKIVEYAHSVGLEAPRNELLWALIKARENLNKPGGEV